Within the Streptomyces sp. YIM 121038 genome, the region GAGCCGCCGCCGACGCAGGCGATCGCGGCGTCGGGAAGGCGTCCGGCCCGCTCCAGGATCTGCCGCCGGGCCTCGACCCCGATGACGCGGTGGAAGTCCCGCACCATGGCGGGGAACGGGTGCGGTCCGGCCACGGTCCCGAACAGGTAGTGGGTGTGGTCCACGTTGGCGACCCAGTCGCGGAAGGCCTCATTGATGGCGTCCTTCAGCGTGCGGCTGCCGGACTTCACCGCGATGACCTCGGCGCCGAGCATCCGCATGCGGGCGACGTTCAGCGCCTGGCGCTGGGTGTCGATCTCGCCCATGTAGATGGTGCAGTCGAGGCCGAAGAGCGCGCAGGCCGTCGCCGTGGCGACGCCGTGCTGGCCCGCCCCGGTCTCGGCGATCACCCGGGTCTTGCCCATCCGCCGGGTGAGCAGGGCCTGCCCGAGTACGTTGTTGATCTTGTGGGAGCCGGTGTGGTTGAGGTCCTCCCGCTTGAGGAAGACGCGGGCGCCACCGGCGTGCTCGGCGAACCTCGGCACCTCGGTGAAGGCGCTGGGGCGGCCCGTGTAGTTCACGAGCAGGTCGTCGAGCTCCCGGGCGAACTCGGGATCGGCCTTCGCCTTGTCGAACTCGACGGCCACCTCGTCGACTGCCGCGACCAGGGCCTCCGGGATGAACTTGCCGCCGAAGGCGCCGAAGTAGCCTTCGGCGCTGGGGACGTGACCCTCCGGGTCCGGGATGAAGAACTCGCTGGGCATGTGCTGGGTACCTCGTTGTCTGCGTGGGCGAACGTGAGTCAGCGTCTGCACGCCCGTACGCCGCCGCTCCGCGGCGGATCCTCCCACCCACCCGTTTGCTCCCGAGCGGCGAGGCGTGGGCCTCGGGGTCCAGGGGCGGAGCCCCGGTCTCGGGAAGGGGTGGGCTTGGGGAATCCAAGTCCGCCGCGACGGCGAGCAACCCCGGCAGACCGGTCCGGCGGTGCCGAACCAGCCGCGCGCAGGGGTCAGGGGCGCGCGCCGCGAGGGCGCCATCGCATCCCGTTGACCTGCCCGGGCTCGTCCCCGATGACGTACCGCACGCGCCGCCCGTGCACCCGCCGCGCGGGCGCCCGGCAGCCACGCGGCCGGCACCCGCGGGCGAGGCGGGCGTACGGGTCGCGCGTGGCGGCGAGGCGTTCGGCGGACACGGGCCGGGTCAGCTCCGGCCGTGCCGCAGGGCCGGGTGGGCACCCGCAGCGACCAGGTCGGACACGGCGGCCCTCGGGTCGCGGCCGGTGACGAGGGACTCGCCCACGAGCACCGCGTCGGCGCCCGCGTTCGCGTAGGCGATGAGGTCGTGCGGCCCGCGCACGCCGGACTCGGCGATCTTCACCACGGAGTCGGGCAGCTCGGGCGCGACGCGCTCGAACGTGGCGCGGTCGACCTTGAGGGTCTTCAGGTCGCGCGCGTTCACCCCGATGACGCGGGCGCCCGCGTCGAGGGCGCGCTCGGCCTCGTCCTCGTCGTGGACCTCCACGATCGGGGTGAGGCCGATGGACTCGGCGCGCTCGATCAGCGACTCGAGGGCGGGCTGGTCGAGGGCCGCGACGATCAGCAGGGCGAGGTCGGCGCCGTACGCGCGGGCCTCCCACAGCTGGTACGAGGTGACGATGAAGTCCTTGCGCAGCACCGGGATGTCGACCTTGGCGCGCACGGCCTCCAGGTCGGCGAGCGAGCCGCCGAAGCGGCGCTCCTCGGTGAGCACGGAGATGACGGCGGCGCCGCCCGCCTCGTAGTCGGCGGCGAGGCCGGCCGGGTCGGCGATCGCGGCGAGCGCGCCCTTGGACGGGCTGGAGCGCTTGACCTCGCAGATGACCTTGACGCCCTCACCGCGCAGCGCGGCCGCGCCGTCCTTGGCCGCCGGGGCCTTCGCCGCGCGCTCCTTGAGCTCGTCGAGGCTGACACGCGCCTGCCGCTGTGCGAGGTCGGCACGGACTCCGTCGATGATCTCGTCGAGCACACTCACGCGAGCGGCCCCCTTCCCTGCTTTCCGATGGTCACTGCGATGGTATCCGCAGCACGGCGTAGTACTCGCATCCGGTTGACGAGGCTCTCACTACCTGGACTCTACGCCGGTTCCGCGGCGGTCTCCCGGGGGCCGCTAGGGGTGCAGCCAGGACCCGAACGGCAGGTTGCGTACGAGGGTGAAGATCGCGAGGAGGGTGCCGACGGCCCACAGCTGGGCCCGGCCGAGCTCGATCCGCACGGGTCTGCCGCGCACCGCCCGGACGGCCCAGAGCACCCACAGGACGGCGAAGAGGCCGTAGCCGACGACGGCGACGGCGTTGGCGCCGAGGGCCGTGGCGAGGTCGCCGTGGGCGAAGGCGTACGCGCTGCGCAGACCGCCGCAGCCGGGGCAGTAGACGCCCGTGAAGTACAGCAGCGGGCAGGTCGGGTAGTGGCCCGGCTCGTTGGGGTCGACGGTGGCGACGTACGCGAAGGCGGCGGCGACGGAGCCGAGCACGCCGAGCGGCACGGCGAGGCGGCGCAGCGCGGGGCCCGCGCCCGTGGGCACGGCGGTCTCCTGTTCGGCGGTCACCGGGGCATTGTCCCCCGCGTACCGCCCGGGCGCCGTCCGGGCACCCGGGCGGTACGCCGACGGGGCGGCCGGACGTGTGTCCCGGCCGCCCCGTCGGCGTACGCGCGCGGTCAGCTCTCGGAGCCGGCCACCTGGGGCTGGTGCGGCTTCTGGCCGAGGCCGGCGAGGCGCATCGCGAAGCCGACGAGACCGCCGACGAGGATGACCGCCATACCGGCCCAGAAGCCCACGGGCTTCGCCATCACCATGAAGGCACCCGCGACGCAGAAACCGATGAAGGCGATGATGACACCGGTCCAGGCGGCCGGGGTGTGTCCGTGGCCATGTCCCGCCATGACTTGCTCCTCGTTAGCTGTGGCTGTGCGTGTGTTGAACGCTGGGTCCATTGTCCCGTACGCGGGATCATGCCCTGTGCCGGGGTGTCCCGGCCGGTCGGCACGGCCGCTAGCCGGCCTGTGTCGGGTCCTCGCCCCGGTCGATGGCCTTCCACAGGTCCTCGGGGCGGTCGGGGTCCGGGGCGCGGCGGGCGCGCGGGCGCGGGGCGCCGTCGCGCTCGTAGCGGCCGGACATGGCGGGCCAGGCGCGGCCGCGGGCCAGGGCGAGCAGCCCCGCGGCCAGGATGAGCACGCCGGCGGCCACGGCCGCGTACGGCCAGCCGGTGTGGCTGAGCCCGGCGACCTCGGCCGCGGCGCCGCCGGAGGCGGTCGCGGCCTTGTCGTCGAGGGCGGCGCGGTCGCTCGCGCCGAGCAGCGCCGCGACGGCGATGCCGACGCCGCTGAGGGCGAGCAGCGCCGACACGAGCACGCGCCCGGCGCGGCGGACGGCGAAGACCGCGACGAGCGCGGCCAGGCCGACTATCGCGAGCGCGGCGGGCACGCCCGTGACGTCGCTGCCCTTGGCGGTCAGCGGGAAGTCGCCGCCCGCGACGGCCGTGGAGCCGTGCGCCCAGGACTGCCGGGAGGCGAGCAGCGCGAGGGCCGCGCCCGCGGCGCCGAGCAGCAGGGCGGCGGCGAGGCTGCGGCGGCCGCCGCCGCGCGCGGTACGGCCCGCGGCGGCCTGGGGTGCGTCCTCGGTACGGGGCGTCGGCAGGGCAGAAGTCACCCGTCCACTATCCCTCACGGCCCGCGGCGGCGTGCAGGCGGTTCGCGGTATGGATGGCGCGGAGCACGGCGGCGGCCTTGTTGCGGCACTCGGTGTCCTCGGCGACGGGGTCGGAGTCGGCGACGACGCCCGCCCCGGCCTGGACGTAGGCGGTGCCCTCGCGAAGGAGCGCGGTGCGGATGGCGATGGCGGTGTCGGAGTCGCCCGCGAAGTCGAGGTAGCCGACGCAGCCGCCGTACAGGCCGCGCCGGGCGGGTTCGAGCTCGTCGATGATCTGCATCGCACGGGGCTTGGGGGCGCCGGAGAGGGTGCCCGCGGGGAAGCAGGCGGTGAGCACGTCGAAGGCGGAGCGGCCGGCGGCGACGCGGCCGGTGACCGTCGAGACGATGTGCATGACGTGCGAGTACTTCTCGATGGACATGAAGTCCACGACCTCGACGGAGCCCGGCTCGCAGACGCGCCCGAGGTCGTTGCGGCCGAGGTCGACGAGCATCAGGTGCTCGGCGCGCTCCTTGGGGTCGGCGAGGAGCTCGTCGGCGAGCTCCTGGTCCTGCTTGGGCGTGGCGCCGCGCGGGCGGGTCCCGGCGATGGGGTGCACCATGGCGCGCCCGTCCTCGACCTTGACCAGGGCCTCGGGGCTCGATCCGACGACGTCGAACCCCTCGAACCGGAGCAGGTACATGTACGGGGAGGGGTTGGTGGCCCGCAGCACCCGGTAGACGTCCAGGGCACTGGCCGCGCAGGGCGTCTCGAACCGCTGCGAGGGCACGACCTGGAAGGCCTCGCCCGCGCGGATGCGCTCCTTGATGTCCTCGACGGCGGCCTGGTACTCGAGGCCGCCCCAGCGGGCGGTGAACTCCGGCAGCGCGGAGGGCGGCAGGGCGGCCGGGGGCTGCGCGACGGGCCGCGACAGGTCGGCCTCCATGGCGTCGAGCCGGGCCACGGCGTCGGCGTGGGCCTCGTCGACGCCGGTGTCGAGGTCGTTGTGGTTGATCGCGTTGGCGATGAGCAGGACCGAGCCGTCCCAGTGGTCGAGCACGGCGAGGTCGCTGGTCAGCAGCATGGTCAGCTCGGGCAGGCCGAGGTCGTCGACCTCGCCGGGGCCGATCTTCTCCAGGCGGCGCACGATGTCGTAGCCGAGGTAGCCGACCATGCCGCCGGTGAAGGGCGGCAGGCCCTCGGACCCGGTGAGGTCGCGCGGGGTGTGCAGGGCGGCGACGGTGGCGCGCAGCGCGGCGAGCGGGTCGCCGGACGTGGGCACGCCGACCGGCGGGGTGCCCAGCCAGTGGGCCTCGCCGTCGCGCACGGTCAGGGCGGCGGAGCTGCGCACGCCGACGAAGGAGTAGCGAGACCAGAGGAAGTCGGCGCGGCCGTTCTCCGCGGACTCCAGGAGGAAGGTGCCGGGGCGCTCGGCGGCGAGCTTGCGGTAGAGCCCGACCGGGGTGTCGCCGTCGGCGAGGAGCCGGCGGCTGACGGGGATCACTCGGCGGTCGGCCGCGAGCTTGCGGAAGGTCTCAAGATCCATGGGGCGACCCTACTGGCCGAGCGGGAGCACGTCGGAGTCGAAGCAGGTGCGCGTGCCCGTGTGGCAGGCGGCGCCGACCTGGTCGACCTTGACGAGGACGGTGTCGGCGTCGCAGTCGAGGGCGACGGACTTCACGTGCTGGACGTGCCCGGAGGTGTCCCCCTTGACCCAGTACTCCTGGCGGCTGCGCGACCAGTAGGTGCAGCGTCCGGTGGTCAGGGTGCGGTGCAGCGCCTCGTCGTCCATCCAGCCGAGCATCAGCACCTCACCGGTGTCGTACTGCTGGGCGACTGCGGGGAAGAGGCCGTCGGCGCCGCGCTTGAGGCGGGCGGCGATCTCGGGGGCGAGGCTGCTGGGTGCGGGCGTGCTGCTCATGCCCGCCATTGTGCCGCGCCCGGGCGGCGCGCCCCGCGGAGGTCCACTGTGCGGACCGCACGCGCGGTCGTACGCTGGCTCCCATGTCGACCCATGCCAAGCGTGAACGACTCCTCCTCGCGGACCTCCTGGAGGCGGCGGGCCCGGACGCACCGACCCTGTGCGAGGGCTGGAGCACCCGTGATCTCGCCGCGCACGTGGTGGTGCGCGAGCGGCGCGCGGACGCCGCGGGCGGAATCGTGATCAAGCAGCTCGCGTCCCGTCTGGAGCGGGTGCAGGCCGAGTTCGCCGCGAAGCCGTACGAGGAGCTGATCCAGCTGATCCGTACGGGGCCGCCGCGGTTCTCGCCCTTCAACCTGAAGCAGGTCGACGAGGCGGCGAACGCCGTCGAGTTCTACGTCCACACCGAGGACGTGCGCCGTGCCGAGCCCGGCTGGACCCCGCGCGAGCTCGACCCCGTCTTCTCCGACGCCCTGTGGGCACGCCTGGAGCGCACGGCCCGCGTCATCGGCCGCAAGGCGCCCGTGGGCCTGGTCCTGCGCCGGCCCGACGGCCAGACGGCGGTGGCCCACCGCGGCACTCCGGTGGTCACGGCCACCGGGGAGCCCGCCGAGCTCCTGATGTTCGTCTTCGGCCGCCAGGAGGTGGCGGACGTGGAGCTGGAGGGCGACAAGGAGGCCGTGGCCAAGCTCCACGAGACCAAGCAGCTGGGCCTCTAGCGCCGCCGGGCGGCGGGGGCTCCGGGGCGGGTCAGCGCACCGGGTGGCCCGCCGTCCGCAGGGTCTCCTTCACCTCGCCGATCCGCAGGTCGCCGAAGTGGAAGACGGACGCGGCGAGGACCGCGTCGGCGCCCGCGGCCACGGCGGGCGGGAAGTGGTCGAGGCGGCCCGCGCCGCCGGAGGCGATGACGGGCACGGTGACGTGCTTGCGGACGGCCTCGATCATTTCGAGGTCGTAGCCGTCCTTGGTGCCGTCGGCGTCCATCGAGTTGAGCAGGATCTCGCCCGCGCCGAGCTCGGCGGCCCGGTGGGCCCACTCGACGGCGTCGATCCCGGCGGACTTCCGGCCGCCGTGCGTGGTCACCTCGAAGGTGCCCGACTCCGTGCGGCGGGCGTCCACCGACAGGACGAGGACCTGGCGGCCGAAGCGCTCGGCGATCTCGCGGATCAGGTCGGGGCGGGCGAGGGCGGCGGTGTTCACACCGACCTTGTCGGCGCCCGCGCGCAGCAGCTTGTCGACGTCCTCGGCGGTGCGCACGCCGCCGCCGACGGTGAGCGGGATGAAGACCTGCTCGGCGGTGCGGCGGACCACGTCGTAGGTGGTCTCGCGGTTGCCGGACGAGGCGGTGATGTCCAGGAAGGTCAGCTCGTCGGCGCCCTCGGCGTCGTAGACCTTCGCCATCTCGACGGGGTCGCCCGCGTCGCGCAGGTTCTGGAAGTTGACGCCCTTGACGACCCGGCCGTTGTCGACGTCCAGGCAGGGGATGACTCGGACGGCGAGCGTCACGATGGTGCTCCTTGAGGGACTTCTCGGAATGCTTCGAGTTCTGCTTCGACCAGGATGCGCGGGTCGACGAGGACCGGCACCCGGGCGGAGCCGCCCGCCCGGGTGCCGGTCATCGGGACACGGCCTCCAGGGCCTCTTCGAGGGTGAACGCCTTCGCGTACAGCGCCTTGCCGACGATGGAGCCCTCGACGCCCTGCGGGACGAGCTCGGCGATGGCGCGCAGGTCGTCCAGGGACGAGACGCCGCCGGAGGCGACGACCGGGCGGTCGGTGGCCGCGCAGACGGTGCGCAGGAGCTCCAGGTTCGGGCCCTGGAGCGTGCCGTCCTTGGCGATGTCGGTGACCACGTAGCGGGCGCAGCCCTCGGCGTTGAGGCGCTCCAGGGTCTCGTACAGGTCGCCGCCGTCGCGGGTCCAGCCGCGGCCGCGCAAGGTGGTGCCGCGCACGTCGAGGCCGACGGCGATCTTGTCGCCGTGCTCGGCGATGACCTTGGCGACCCACTCGGGGGTCTCCAGGGCGGCCGTGCCGAGGTTGACGCGGGTGCAGCCGGTGGCGAGCGCGGCGGCCAGCGAGGCGTCGTCGCGGATGCCGCCGGAGAGCTCGACCTTGATGTCCATGGCCCCGGTGACCTCGGCGATCAGGTCGCGGTTGTCGCCGGTGCCGAAGGCGGCGTCGAGGTCGACCAGGTGCAGCCACTCGGCGCCCGCGCGCTGCCAGGCGAGGGCGGCCTCCAGGGGGGAGCCGTACGAGGTCTCCGTGCCGGACTCGCCGTGCACGAGGCGGACGGCCTGGCCGTCGCGGACGTCGACGGCGGGGAGGAGTTCGAGCTTCGGGGCCGTGAGAGGGGCCATCAGAGGGTTCCGATCCAGTTCTTCAGCAGCTGCGCTCCGGCGTCGCCGGACTTCTCGGGGTGGAACTGCGTGGCCCACAGGGCGCCGTTCTCGACGGCCGCCACGAAGGGCGAGCCGTGCGTGGCCCAGGTGACCTTGGGGGCGCGCATCGCGGGGTTCGCGACCTCCAGGGTCCAGTCCTGGACGGCGTACGAGTGCACGAAGTAGTAGCGCTCGTCCGCGGCCAGGCCGCGGAACAGCTCGGAGCCCTCGGGGGCCTCGACCGTGTTCCAGCCCATGTGGGGCACGACGTCGGCCTTCAGGGGCTCGACGGTGCCGGGCCACTCGTCCAGGCCCTCGGTCTCGACGCCGTGCTCGATGCCCTGGGCGAAGAGGATCTGCATGCCGACGCAGATGCCCATGACGGGGCGGCCGCCGGACAGGCGGCGGCCGACGAGCCAGTCGCCGCGCACGGACCGCAGGCCCCGCATGCAGGCGGCGAAGGCGCCCACGCCGGGCACCAGGAGGCCGTCGGCGTTCATGGCCGTGTCGTAGTCACGGGTGATCTCGACGTCGGCGCCCACGCGCGCGAGGGCGCGCTCGGCGGACCGCACGTTCCCGAAGCCGTAGTCGAGGACGACGACCTTCTTGGCGGATCCGGCGGAGGTCAATTCCACACCTCCAGGCGGACGATGCCCGCGAGCAGGCACATGCCCGCGCCGATGGAGAGCAGTGTGATCA harbors:
- the trpB gene encoding tryptophan synthase subunit beta, which encodes MPSEFFIPDPEGHVPSAEGYFGAFGGKFIPEALVAAVDEVAVEFDKAKADPEFARELDDLLVNYTGRPSAFTEVPRFAEHAGGARVFLKREDLNHTGSHKINNVLGQALLTRRMGKTRVIAETGAGQHGVATATACALFGLDCTIYMGEIDTQRQALNVARMRMLGAEVIAVKSGSRTLKDAINEAFRDWVANVDHTHYLFGTVAGPHPFPAMVRDFHRVIGVEARRQILERAGRLPDAAIACVGGGSNAIGLFHAFIPDTGVRLIGCEPAGHGVETGEHAATLTAGEPGILHGSRSYVLQDEEGQITEPYSISAGLDYPGIGPEHAFLKDSGRGEYRAVTDDAAMRALRLLSRTEGIIPAIESAHALAGALEVGRELGKDGLIVVNLSGRGDKDMDTAARYFGLYETDAEVAADAAGTAEIEEDAK
- the trpC gene encoding indole-3-glycerol phosphate synthase TrpC, with the translated sequence MSVLDEIIDGVRADLAQRQARVSLDELKERAAKAPAAKDGAAALRGEGVKVICEVKRSSPSKGALAAIADPAGLAADYEAGGAAVISVLTEERRFGGSLADLEAVRAKVDIPVLRKDFIVTSYQLWEARAYGADLALLIVAALDQPALESLIERAESIGLTPIVEVHDEDEAERALDAGARVIGVNARDLKTLKVDRATFERVAPELPDSVVKIAESGVRGPHDLIAYANAGADAVLVGESLVTGRDPRAAVSDLVAAGAHPALRHGRS
- a CDS encoding DUF2752 domain-containing protein, which codes for MTAEQETAVPTGAGPALRRLAVPLGVLGSVAAAFAYVATVDPNEPGHYPTCPLLYFTGVYCPGCGGLRSAYAFAHGDLATALGANAVAVVGYGLFAVLWVLWAVRAVRGRPVRIELGRAQLWAVGTLLAIFTLVRNLPFGSWLHP
- a CDS encoding HGxxPAAW family protein — encoded protein: MAGHGHGHTPAAWTGVIIAFIGFCVAGAFMVMAKPVGFWAGMAVILVGGLVGFAMRLAGLGQKPHQPQVAGSES
- a CDS encoding TIGR02234 family membrane protein, with product MTSALPTPRTEDAPQAAAGRTARGGGRRSLAAALLLGAAGAALALLASRQSWAHGSTAVAGGDFPLTAKGSDVTGVPAALAIVGLAALVAVFAVRRAGRVLVSALLALSGVGIAVAALLGASDRAALDDKAATASGGAAAEVAGLSHTGWPYAAVAAGVLILAAGLLALARGRAWPAMSGRYERDGAPRPRARRAPDPDRPEDLWKAIDRGEDPTQAG
- a CDS encoding anthranilate synthase component I; amino-acid sequence: MDLETFRKLAADRRVIPVSRRLLADGDTPVGLYRKLAAERPGTFLLESAENGRADFLWSRYSFVGVRSSAALTVRDGEAHWLGTPPVGVPTSGDPLAALRATVAALHTPRDLTGSEGLPPFTGGMVGYLGYDIVRRLEKIGPGEVDDLGLPELTMLLTSDLAVLDHWDGSVLLIANAINHNDLDTGVDEAHADAVARLDAMEADLSRPVAQPPAALPPSALPEFTARWGGLEYQAAVEDIKERIRAGEAFQVVPSQRFETPCAASALDVYRVLRATNPSPYMYLLRFEGFDVVGSSPEALVKVEDGRAMVHPIAGTRPRGATPKQDQELADELLADPKERAEHLMLVDLGRNDLGRVCEPGSVEVVDFMSIEKYSHVMHIVSTVTGRVAAGRSAFDVLTACFPAGTLSGAPKPRAMQIIDELEPARRGLYGGCVGYLDFAGDSDTAIAIRTALLREGTAYVQAGAGVVADSDPVAEDTECRNKAAAVLRAIHTANRLHAAAGREG
- the hisI gene encoding phosphoribosyl-AMP cyclohydrolase → MSSTPAPSSLAPEIAARLKRGADGLFPAVAQQYDTGEVLMLGWMDDEALHRTLTTGRCTYWSRSRQEYWVKGDTSGHVQHVKSVALDCDADTVLVKVDQVGAACHTGTRTCFDSDVLPLGQ
- a CDS encoding TIGR03085 family metal-binding protein → MSTHAKRERLLLADLLEAAGPDAPTLCEGWSTRDLAAHVVVRERRADAAGGIVIKQLASRLERVQAEFAAKPYEELIQLIRTGPPRFSPFNLKQVDEAANAVEFYVHTEDVRRAEPGWTPRELDPVFSDALWARLERTARVIGRKAPVGLVLRRPDGQTAVAHRGTPVVTATGEPAELLMFVFGRQEVADVELEGDKEAVAKLHETKQLGL
- the hisF gene encoding imidazole glycerol phosphate synthase subunit HisF, whose amino-acid sequence is MTLAVRVIPCLDVDNGRVVKGVNFQNLRDAGDPVEMAKVYDAEGADELTFLDITASSGNRETTYDVVRRTAEQVFIPLTVGGGVRTAEDVDKLLRAGADKVGVNTAALARPDLIREIAERFGRQVLVLSVDARRTESGTFEVTTHGGRKSAGIDAVEWAHRAAELGAGEILLNSMDADGTKDGYDLEMIEAVRKHVTVPVIASGGAGRLDHFPPAVAAGADAVLAASVFHFGDLRIGEVKETLRTAGHPVR
- the priA gene encoding bifunctional 1-(5-phosphoribosyl)-5-((5-phosphoribosylamino)methylideneamino)imidazole-4-carboxamide isomerase/phosphoribosylanthranilate isomerase PriA, producing MAPLTAPKLELLPAVDVRDGQAVRLVHGESGTETSYGSPLEAALAWQRAGAEWLHLVDLDAAFGTGDNRDLIAEVTGAMDIKVELSGGIRDDASLAAALATGCTRVNLGTAALETPEWVAKVIAEHGDKIAVGLDVRGTTLRGRGWTRDGGDLYETLERLNAEGCARYVVTDIAKDGTLQGPNLELLRTVCAATDRPVVASGGVSSLDDLRAIAELVPQGVEGSIVGKALYAKAFTLEEALEAVSR
- the hisH gene encoding imidazole glycerol phosphate synthase subunit HisH, with the translated sequence MTSAGSAKKVVVLDYGFGNVRSAERALARVGADVEITRDYDTAMNADGLLVPGVGAFAACMRGLRSVRGDWLVGRRLSGGRPVMGICVGMQILFAQGIEHGVETEGLDEWPGTVEPLKADVVPHMGWNTVEAPEGSELFRGLAADERYYFVHSYAVQDWTLEVANPAMRAPKVTWATHGSPFVAAVENGALWATQFHPEKSGDAGAQLLKNWIGTL